From the Taeniopygia guttata chromosome 20, bTaeGut7.mat, whole genome shotgun sequence genome, one window contains:
- the SALL4 gene encoding sal-like protein 4, with protein MSRRKQAKPQHINSEEQPPDAASGSPQDVPGDRDGEMSSKRCRTEETKICEKCCAEFFVLSEFLEHKKNCTKNPPVLIMNDSEGTVPPESFSEAPLGTFPGDRMDGRTRKDVQAKGCTGSVEKREGKMDAEPVGGMYLKIEPPLTPAAASLSYLPKAKVPNTNVTLQTIRGTKVAVNQRASDAISSSAAGFNAIPMILEQLVCLQQQQLQQIQLTEQIRIQIAMMAPHALHPSIAAATDPLKALGAHMSQQLSAAVALIGQKAGSQSLSLESLKQGKLPHSNTGIAAASSLAAGLSSSFPLKPDGSRGLPGSISQFPNPLLPQSSGSVIFQNPLSAVSSVMDSSKKGKGKPPNISVSESKPNTEEPFFKHKCKFCGKVFGNDSALQIHLRSHTGERPYKCNICGNRFTTKGNLKVHFQRHKDKYPHIKMNPYPVPEHLDNVPTSTGIPYGMSVPLDESNLIVDSKPLLTTLPTSAASGAPQTISSLAGIKEALPGPFSSELQSRPSPESEGGSSSSGAVGHESGTEQSLSSPQAACSVSIFHVGGSNEQGSETSKLQQLVENIDKSTADPNECLICHRVLSCQSSLKMHYRTHTGERPFKCKICGRAFSTKGNLKTHYGVHRANTPLKMQHSCPICQKKFTNAVVLQQHIRMHMGGQIPNTPMPEPPCDSAEAEPAAPEKNGDVGRPEETVESIDMEDDVDSQDGPRSSSKPPTPYDAQSESPAFSGVAALENQMKMVASSLSLQRQSSLKSSDNGSAESDGMTNDSSSVAGDADYQNGRSPAASEAASLQALSPANSQAESVRSKSPAFSNQEDAGTGSKAEGPENAPAEVEGVVGALDLTYGNIGRKVIKEEPGLHFANGDYGRSSIPAAFVRAPPALIKMELPSDRPLSTGHFIGPPALSPGVTPLLVPRPKFCRPAKQHICTTCGKNFSSASALQIHERTHTGEKPFACTICGRAFTTKGNLKVHVGTHMWNNSARRGRRLSIDNPMALLGNDPKKVSEMFPKEMVAPSVSIDPAVWNQYAAVLSNGLAVKTNEISVIQSGALPALPVPVPGGSPMNSAPASKADPGQAGTAEAEKAGGAAADSVPKHQFPLFLEENKIAVS; from the exons ATGTCGCGACGGAAGCAGGCGAAGCCCCAGCACATCAACTCCGAGGAGCAGCCCCCAGATGCTGCAAGTG ggAGTCCACAAGACGTCCCAGGTGATAGAGATGGTGAAATGAGTTCCAAAAGGTGCCGCACGGAGGAAACCAAAATCTGTGAGAAATGCTGTGCAGAATTCTTTGTTCTCTCCGAATTCCTTGAGCATAAGAAAAATTGCACTAAAAATCCGCCTGTCCTAATCATGAATGACAGTGAGGGAACAGTCCCCCCCGAGAGCTTCTCCGAGGCTCCTCTGGGGACCTTCCCAGGCGACCGAATGGATGGCAGGACACGCAAGGACGTTCAGGCCAAGGGCTGCACTGGCTCTgtggaaaagagagaaggaaaaatggatGCTGAACCGGTAGGAGGAATGTACCTTAAAATAGAACCCCCCCTCACGCCTGCGGCTGCCAGCCTAAGCTATCTACCCAAAGCCAAAGTACCAAACACTAACGTGACCCTGCAGACCATCCGCGGCACCAAGGTGGCCGTCAACCAGCGGGCGTCCGACGCCATCTCCTCCTCGGCAGCGGGGTTCAACGCCATCCCCATgatcctggagcagctggtgtgcttgcagcagcagcagctccagcagatcCAGCTGACGGAGCAGATCCGCATCCAGATTGCCATGATGGCTCCCCACGCCCTGCACCCCTCCATAGCAGCTGCTACTGACCCGCTCAAGGCTCTGGGTGCCCACATGTCCCAGCAGCTCTCGGCTGCCGTGGCTTTGATCGGGCAGAAGGCTGGAAGCCAGAGCCTGTCGCTGGAGTCCTTGAAGCAAGGAAAACTACCTCATTCGAACACTGGCATTGCGGCCGCCAGCTCGCTGGCTGCTgggctctcctcctccttccccctgAAGCCAGACGGGAGCCGAGGCCTCCCCGGCTCCATCTCTCAGTTCCCAAATCCTTTGCTACCTCAGTCCTCCGGCTCGGTCATCTTCCAGAACCCGCTTTCGGCCGTCTCGTCTGTGATGGATTCCTCAAAGAAGGGCAAGGGGAAGCCCCCCAACATCAGCGTGTCTGAAAGCAAACCGAACACAGAGGAGCCGTTCTTCAAACACAAGTGTAAATTCTGTGGGAAGGTCTTTGGCAACGACAGTGCCCTGCAGATCCACCTCCGCTCCCACACCGGGGAACGACCCTATAAATGCAACATCTGTGGGAACCGCTTCACGACCAAAGGAAACCTCAAAGTGCATTTTCAGCGTCACAAAGACAAGTACCCCCACATAAAGATGAATCCTTACCCAGTTCCTGAGCACCTGGACAATGTTCCTACCAGCACTGGAATCCCGTACGGGATGTCTGTGCCACTGGATGAGTCCAACCTGATTGTGGACAGCAAACCTCTCCTAACAACTCTGCCTACCTCTGCGGCCAGCGGTGCGCCTCAGACCATCTCCAGCCTGGCAGGCATCAAGGAGGCTCTGCCTGGTCCGTTCTCCAGCGAGCTGCAGTCAAGGCCCTCTCCCGAAAGCGAGGGTGGCTCCTCCTCGTCGGGGGCGGTCGGTCACGAGTCGGGAACGGAGCAGAGCTTGAGCTCACCACAAGCTGCCTGCAGCGTGAGCATCTTCCACGTAGGTGGGTCAAACGAGCAAGGCTCAGAGACATcaaagctccagcagctggttgAAAATATCGACAAATCCACTGCTGACCCCAACGAGTGCCTGATCTGCCACAGAGTGCTGAGCTGCCAGAGCTCGCTGAAGATGCATTACCGCACCCACACCGGCGAGAGGCCGTTCAAGTGCAAGATCTGCGGCCGTGCCTTCTCCACTAAAGGGAACCTTAAAACCCACTACGGCGTCCACCGGGCCAATACCCCCTTGAAGATGCAGCATTCGTGCCCCATTTGCCAGAAGAAGTTCACGAATGCcgtggtgctgcagcagcacatccGCATGCACATGGGCGGGCAGATCCCCAACACGCCGATGCCAGAACCCCCCTGCGACAGCGCCGAGGCCGAGCCTGCCGCGCCCGAGAAGAACGGAGACGTGGGGCGCCCGGAGGAGACGGTGGAGAGCATAGACATGGAAGACGACGTGGACTCCCAGGACGGCCCCAGGAGCTCTTCCAAGCCTCCCACTCCGTACGATGCACAATCAGAGTCGCCCGCCTTCTCTGGGGTTGCAGCGCTGGAGAACCAGATGAAGATGGTCGCCTCCTCTCTGAGCTTGCAGCGGCAGAGCAGCCTGAAGTCCAGCGACAACGGCTCGGCGGAGAGCGATGGCATGACCAACGACTCGTCCTCGGTGGCAGGCGATGCCGACTACCAGAACGGCAGGAGCCCCGCCGCCTCCGAGGCCGCGTCCCTGCAGGCGCTGTCCCCAGCCAACAGCCAGGCCGAGAGCGTCAGGTCCAAGTCGCCAGCCTTCAGCAACCAGGAGGATGCAGGCACGGGCAGCAAGGCGGAGGGTCCTGAGAACGCTCCTGCAGAAGTGGAAGGGGTTGTCGGCGCCTTGGATTTAACCTACGGCAATATTGGTCGGAAGGTCATTAAGGAAGAGCCTGGGCTACACTTTGCAAATGGAGACTATG GTCGAAGCAGTATTCCAGCTGCTTTTGTCAGAGCCCCACCAGCCCTGATAAAAATGGAGCTGCCCAGTGATCGTCCCCTCAGCACTGGCCACTTCATTGGCcctccagctctgtcccctgggGTCACCCCTCTCCTGGTGCCGCGCCCCAAGTTCTGCCGTCCTGCCAAACAGCACATCTGCACTACCTGTGGGAAGAACTTCTCCTCTGCCAGCGCCCTGCAGATCCACGAGCGCACCCACACCGGGGAGAAGCCCTTTGCCTGCACCATCTGTGGGAGAGCCTTCACCACCAAAGGAAACCTGAAG GTCCACGTAGGAACCCACATGTGGAACAACTCGGCCAGGCGGGGCAGGCGGCTGTCCATCGATAACCCCATGGCCCTGCTGGGCAACGACCCCAAGAAGGTGTCGGAGATGTTCCCCAAGGAGATGGTGGCGCCCTCGGTGAGCATCGACCCCGCCGTGTGGAACCAGTACGCGGCCGTGCTCAGCAACGGGCTGGCCGTGAAAACCAACGAGATCTCGGTGATCCAGAGCGGGGCCCTGCCCGCCctgcccgtgcccgtgcccggGGGCTCGCCCATGAACTCTGCCCCGGCCTCCAAGGCGGACCCGGGCCAGGCTGGCACCGCCGAGGCGGAGAAGGCGGGCGGCGCTGCTGCAGACAGTGTGCCAAAACACCAGTTCCCTCTCTTCCTGGAGGAGAACAAAATCGCCGTTAGCTAA